One genomic region from Leishmania mexicana MHOM/GT/2001/U1103 complete genome, chromosome 15 encodes:
- a CDS encoding calmodulin-like protein — protein MAAPEAGTAAAAAAASPAASNFSVPLEWSSTWNLFDERHTGLVSHIDLKHILRSLGRRYTEAELNDLLRPLPNPASYDAFIKLMQQPYTGPTEEDLVTALRAFDVGDSGRLKLSELITLLTTLGEKMPESDVRQLLAEVPTDEKGRVRIDELATYLCTPVPTTTPDIIELQRQLGQAQSTPGAPVAKGI, from the coding sequence ATGGCCGCACCGGAGGCAGGgaccgccgcagctgcagctgcagcttcgCCGGCGGCCAGCAACTTCTCAGTACCACTAGAGTGGAGCTCCACATGGAACCTCTTCGACGAGCGGCACACGGGGTTGGTGTCGCACATCGACCTCAAGCACATCCTGCGCAGCCTCGGGCGTCGCTacacggaggcggagctcaACGATCTCCTACGGCCCTTGCCCAACCCCGCCTCGTACGACGCATTCATTAAGCTGATGCAGCAGCCGTACACGGGGCCGACCGAGGAAGACctcgtgacggcgctgcgcgccttcGACGTCGGGGACTCGGGCCGGCTGAAGCTCTCCGAACTCATTACCCTTCTCACGACGCTGGGGGAGAAGATGCCGGAGTCCGACGTGCGGCAGCTACTCGCCGAGGTGCCGACCGATGAGAAGGGACGGGTGCGCATCGACGAGCTGGCGACGTACCTGTGCACCCCCGTGCCGACCACGACGCCCGACATCATAGAACTGCAGAGGCAGCTGGGGCAAGCGCAATCGACACCTGGCGCACCCGTGGCCAAGGGCATCTAA